From the Trueperaceae bacterium genome, the window GGGCGGCCTCACCACGAAACCGTACGCGGCGGGCGCCAACTACCTGCACAAGCAGAGCGACGCCTGCGCCGCCTGCCGTTTCGACCCGAAGAAGCGCGAGGGGGACGACGCCTGCCCCCTCACCGCCTGGTACTGGGCGTTCGTCGACCGGCACGAGGACCGCTTCGCCTCGAACCACCGCATGCGCATGATCGTGGCGGCGTGGCGCAAGCGCGACCCCGACGCCCGACGCGCCCTCCTCGATCGCGCCGACGCCACCCGAACGGCGTTTCTCGACGGCGAGCTGTAGGCCCCCCGGGGCGCGCTCGACGTCAGGACACGTCGTCGTCCATGGGCGTAGGCTCCGACGCAGCCGCGCCCGCCGCATCGACCGTCAACCCTGCTACGGCCGGCCAGACGTCGTCCGACCGCGTGGGGTCGCCCGCCCCGATCGGCTGCACGATCGCTTCGCCGTCGCTGCCGGTCGACTTGAACGCCGCGTTGCGGCCCGCCCGCTTCGCGGCGTACATCGCCTGATCGGCGCGCCGCACGACGTCCGCCGCGGTCTCGTCCGGCGCGCGCGTCGCGACCCCGAAGCTGGCGGTCAACCGCCGGCCCACGGGGAACGCGTGCCGCTCGACGAGACCGCGCATGCGCTCCCCCAAGCGCGAGGCGTCCTCCAGCGCCAGCTCGGGCGCGATCAACAGGAACTCCTCACCCCCCCACCGCACCAGCCGGTCGCTCTCGCGATGGTTCGCCGCGAACACCTCGGGAACGCACCGCAACACCGCATCCCCGACCGCGTGCCCGTACGTGTCGTTCACCTGCTTGAAGAGGTCGACGTCGAACAGGACGACCGACAACGGCCGGCCGTAGCGTTGCGCCCGCTCCACCTCGTCCTCCAGCATCCGCTCCCCGAATCGCCGGTTCGCGAGGCCCGTCAG encodes:
- a CDS encoding GGDEF domain-containing protein — protein: MAKADPVESARRQAYLLVLPLGAIVALIAGAFGLLTGRGTTTGAWIGIGAAGALAAFAYAIAARRVALLRLERALVTFAVVVMGVAIVVVGVRTGPQGQLTELTRQAFWLPAVFAFTFLGFGPRNGAWISAGLWALAGAVTAVHLLPGHAHPVGDVTLLVEVLLVDGVVLTLFAGIARVLQTSQRVARSAQLEATTDPLTGLANRRFGERMLEDEVERAQRYGRPLSVVLFDVDLFKQVNDTYGHAVGDAVLRCVPEVFAANHRESDRLVRWGGEEFLLIAPELALEDASRLGERMRGLVERHAFPVGRRLTASFGVATRAPDETAADVVRRADQAMYAAKRAGRNAAFKSTGSDGEAIVQPIGAGDPTRSDDVWPAVAGLTVDAAGAAASEPTPMDDDVS